TTTGGATGCAGGACTGGCTCGGCTTCGCCCGCAATCACTTCGACCGGATCGGCCACTTCGTGCAGGGATTCGTGCCGGCCATCCTGATGCGAGAACTGCTCCTCAACAAGACGCCGCTCAAGCATCCGGGATGGCTGTTCGGTCTTGTTTGCTCCGTGTGCCTGGCTTTTAGTGCGCTCTATGAACTCTTCGAGTGGTCTGCGGCGGTCACTCTTGGGCAATCCGCCACCGCGTTTCTTGGGACGCAGGGGGATGAGTGGGATACACAGTGGGACATGTTCCTCGCCCTAGTCGGCGCGATCACGGCACAACTGCTGCTCGCCCCGCTGCATGATCGACAGCTTCGCACTCAATCCGGCTCACAGATGAGTTCACACGCCCCACCAATCACGGTTGCCGGGATCCTACTCGCCACCACAGTCGTGTTCGACCCGGGCCCTGTCATAGCCGCACCGGCGCTTGACGGAACGATGCCCCCCATCTGCTGCGCAGATCGGCCGGTCACCATTGCAACACGAACCGCTCGGACTCTTCGACGGGTCGGCCTTCACCGCCACGACCGGTCGATGCAGCGACTGCAGCACGCCGCCGCAAGCCCTGTGGTACTTTGCCGATGAAGCCATCGCGATTCCCCTGGCGCAGGAGCAACAAGGAGTCGCCCATCAGCCGCCCTTTCTGGTGTGGCTGGGTTCTCCGGAATTCATTCCCCGCGCCACCCTCGGACCGGAGCAGACTCATCTCGACATCCCCGACATCGGCTCCATAGCTCTTCGCCTGGCGCCGAAGCTCCCGGCCAATCAGTCGTACTACAATGACGCCACCGCGCGCTTTTTCAGCTCGCATCCATTGCGCCTGCGCGGCCGCACCATCTCCACAGCGGAGGGATCTGCGTTCGAAGCCCGCACTATTTGGCCGGCGGACTATCTCCTCACACCCGATCGGGCGCGCACGGTCGCCGCCGATGACCGAACGATCTCACACCTCATGGAAAACACGGACGGGCTTCCCGCAGGCACCATCACGACCCGCCTCTTGTGGGGGAAAGCAGACGGATCATGGGCCGGGAAGCCGGTCCTCGGCGCCATTCTGAACGGCCCGCAAGGCGACGACGACGAGGCCCACGGAGGACACTTCGGCATCGTCACAGGACGCGTCGGCCCTGATGGAGAATGGGCCGACTGGATGGTGAACAACTTTTACGACGCCGACGTGGTCAGCGAAAAGGGCATTCTCCCCGCGATGGTCCCCATGGACAATTACCTCATGGACCTCAACAGCGGGCAATCCTACTATCGGCCGAGCGCGCTCCTCGTGCTGGTCTTGAAACAGGATCGCATCCCGGCTGCCTATCAAGCCGCCATCCAGGACGTGTTTCGCCGCTTTTACCGGCACGAGCTGGATTACGATCACTCGCGGCTCAACTGCGCGGGACTCAGCATCGATCAACTCCGCACGCTCGGCTGGCAGATTCCTCACCAAGGCGCCAGCAACCGGCTGAAGGCGACGGCGGGCTATGTCTACATGGCCGCCTCAGATCGCAGCCTGACCAGCGGGCTGAAGGTGTATCGCTATTTTTCAGAGAAACTCACCCGCCTGCTGCCGCGGGTCACCTTTGAGGCGATCGGAAGCGATCTCCTCCACTTCCTGCAGCAATCCAATCTGCAGCGAACACTCACCCCCTTCGAGCACTGGCTGACGGAAGATGTTGAAGCCGTGCTCTATGTTCACATCCCGCAGATTCCCTCCAGCCGCGCGATGGGCACCTCTGCCGTGGCATCGCTCGATGAATATCAGCAGCGCGTGCCATCGGACCGGTCGAAGTGGAAAGCGGTCCCCGTGCCGCCTCGCCCGTTTCCACCTGAGCTGCGCGTGGCTCCGGCGCCGGTCGAAGCGGCAACGATTCCAGGTTCTGTGCTCGCACTCACAGCCGGCTGCATGGTCGGGTTGGTCTGGCTAGGCCGCCTCCTGATCCGTAAGCGATAGCCACTTTCGTCTGTGAAGACGGCGCGGCCGGCTATCGAACAAGGGCGATTTGACTTGGCTTTCCGAGTCGGCATGCTACGCTGGCACAGACTTGCAGGAGTACGTAGATCGCCATGGCCAGTATCTATCAACTCAAATCAGCGTTTCAGAATGTCCTGCGCCCCCTCACTCGCGCACTGGCCGCGGCACAGGTAACGGCAAACCACGTCACGCTGGCGGCCCTGGCACTTTCCTGCCTGGTCGGTGGCGCGATGGCCTCGCATCCTGACCAGACCTCACTGCTTCTGCTTCTCCCGGGAACGCTGTTCGTTCGCATGGCCCTGAACGCCATCGACGGCATGCTGGCGCGCGAACACAATATGAAAACGAAAATCGGCGCAGTCCTGAACGAACTGGGCGACGTGGTGTCCGACACAGCACTCTATCTGCCGTTGGCACTGGCCCCGGCCTTCAATCATTGGCTGGTGGTCGGTATCGTTATCCTGGCCGTGATGGTGGAGATGGTCGGTGTCGTGGCGATTCAGATCGGCGCCGCTCGCAATTATGCCGGCCCGATGGGCAAGAGCGACCGGGCTTTCGCATTCGGACTGATCGCGCTCCTGCTCGGACTGGGGGTGGCAGAAGGAACCTGGGTGACCGCCGCGTTGTCCATCATGCTGCTGCTCTCGCTCTTCACGATCTACAACCGTGCCAGTCTGGCGTTGCGAGAGAGCCCCCGATGATGCTGTCGCATCTCACACCATCGGTCCTGACGGCACTGGGCGGAGTCCTCGGCATTCTCATGGTCGCCTCGCTCATCGCCGCGCTGCTGAAACGGCGGCATCCGGACAAGAATTATACGGAACTCATCGAGCGTATCCGGTCCTGGTGGATCATGATCGGGATTTTCTCCGGCGCCATTCTCCTCAGCCAAACAGCCTCAATTTTCTTCTTTGCCTTCGTCAGCTTTCTCGCACTGAAAGAATACCTATCCCTTATCCCGACCAGACGCGCGGATCGCCGCGTGCTGTTCTGGGCCTATGCCGCGATTCCTTTCCAGTACTACTGGGTCCACGAGCACTGGTACGGCATGTTCATCATCTTCATCCCCGTGTATCTCTTTCTCCTGCTGCCCATGAGGATGGTCATCATCGGGGACACCAAGGACTTTCTCCGGGCGGCCGGCACGCTGCACTGGGGCCTCATGACGATGGTCTTCAGCCTCAGCCATGCGGCCTTCTTTCTGGTCTTGGACGGGGCAAGAAATCCGGCCGGCGGCGGCGCGGGGCTGGTCCTGTATCTTATCTTTTTGACGCAGTTCAACGACGTCGCCCAATACGTCTGGGGGAAGCTCACCGGACGCCATAAGATTATCCCGAAGGTCAGCCCCAACAAGACCTGGGAAGGGTTTCTCGGCGGAGTGGGAACGACCATTGCCTTGGCGATGCTCCTGGCACCTCACCTCACCCCCCTGACGCTCGTCGAATCACTGGGTGCAGGACTCCTGATCGCACTAGGCGGTTTCATCGGCGACGTGACCATTTCGGCGTTGAAACGCGACATCGGGGTCAAAGACAGCGGCAGCTTGCTGCCCGGCCACGGCGGCATCCTCGACCGGATTGACAGCCTGACCTACACCGCACCGCTGCTCTTTCATTTTGTCTACTATCTCCACTATTGAGGGATCCCGTGTTCCAGCAGCTGTTTTTCCTCTTGATCGTTCGGCCTCTCGTCCTGGTGGTGCTGGGCCTCAATGTCCGTCATCGCGAACGGATCCCCGCCAAGGGACCGGCTATCATCGTCTCGAACCACAACAGCCACCTGGACACCTTAGTCTTGATGACACTCCTTCCATGGCTGCTCTTGCCGCGCCTTCGGCCGGTGGCGGCAAAAGACTATTTCCTTCGCAACCGTCTGCTTGCATGGTTTGCTTTGAACATCATGCACATCATTCCGCTTGAGCGTGAGATCATCGACCGACACCAGGACCCGTTAGCCGCTTGCTCTGAGGCCCTGCAGAACGGAGACATCCTGATTCTCTTTCCGGAAGGGTCGCGGGGAGATCCGGAGCAGATGGGCACCTTCAAAGGCGGCATCGCCCATCTCGCCAAACGTCACTCAGACGTTCCCATCACACCTATCTTTCTGCACGGCCTCGGCAAAGCGCTCCCAAAAGGGGAGGCTCTGCTCGTTCCGTTTTTCTGCGATGTGTTCATCGGGGAGCCCATTCGCTGGAGCGGCGATCGAACAAGTTTCATGACGAGCCTCGAACAAGAGATCACATCTCTGGCAGAAGAAGGATACAGACCTGCGTGGGAATAACCGGTGACTTCAGATAATATGAAAGAGACACGCCATGAATAACACCGCCACAAAATCGCTGGTCGATTGCCACGTGCATCTCGCCGCCCTTCCGGATGGAGACAACGGCTGCTACATCTCGCCGAAGATGCTCAAGAGCCCGTTGTTTCGATTCCTGTTTTGGAAACATGGCCTCTCAGTCGACCACCCGCGTGAAGCCAATGAAAAGTATCTGGACGATCTGCTCGTTGAACTGCGCGCCTCGAAGCATGTGCAGAAAGGCGTATTGCTCGGCATGGACGGCCATTATGACTCCACCGGCATCCTGAGCTTGGAACATACCGATCTGCTCGTGAGCAACGACTATGTGCTCAAGGCCGCTCAAGCCCATCCGAACGAGTTGCTGGCCGGCGTCTCCATCAACCCCCAGCGGCGGGACGCGGTCGACGAAGTGCACCGTTGCGCGGACGCCGGAGCAACCCTGGTCAAGGTATTGCCGAACGCGCAACAATTCGACCCGGCCGATCCAAAGTACAAGCCATTCTATCGGGCACTCGCCGAACGGAAGCTTCCGTTTCTCAGCCATGTCGGCTACGAGTTCAGCTTGATCGGCAAGGATCAATCGGTCGGCGAACCTGACCGACTCAGAGTCGCGCTTGACGAAGGGGCCACCGTCATCGCCGCTCACGCCTGTAGCTATGGCCTGATCCTCTTCGAGAAATTCCTCCCGACCCTGCGCGATCTGGTGCAGCGCTATCCGAATTTCTATGCCGATATCTCCGCCCTGACCCTGCCGAACCGCTTCCGGATGCTCTTGCACCTGCGCAACTACCCGGAAGTCCACGAGCGCCTGCTCTTCGGCACCGACTACCCGCTGTCCGTCTTTCACATCGCCGCCTGGGGACGCGTCGCCTTCGGCACGTTGCGCAAGATGATACAGACCAAGAACCGCTTCGACCGGCAGGTTGAAGTGTGCACCGGACTGAAACTGGGCTTCCGCTCCCTCGGCGACATTCTTCCCCATTCAACGATTCAATTGATCCGGTAGTCAGGCGCACCGATGGACCGCAATCAGATACTCGCCTCGCTTCGCGAAAGGATTCTCGCCTTCGCGACATCACGAGTATCGAGAGACCATGCCGAAGATCTGACCCAGGAGACGCTGGTCGTCCTTCATGAGAAGTACCCCGCGGTCACCGACTTGACCGAACTGGTCCCCTTGGCATTTCAGGTCTTGCGGTTCAAGATGCTCGACGCCCACCGCAAGGCCTTCCGGCGAGGCGAGTACAATCAGGAGTCGGTCGAGGAATTGCCGCTGGCTGATCCCGGTGATGATCCGGCCACTCAGCTCGACCAACAGCAGCGCGTGAACCGGTTACTCGCCGCGATCATGCAACTCGGCGAGCGCTGCCGGGAACTCTTCAAGTGGAAACTGGAGGGCAAAACCTTTCCCGAGATTCAGAAGATCATGGGCCAACAGTCAATCAATACGATCTATACCTGGGACCTTCGATGCCGAAAGCAGCTGTTGGCGGCAATGGACGGCAGCTGGGAATAAACAATGGCTGAACACGAGCTTGAAAAACTCCTCGGCGGTTTCGCGGCGGATACGCTGACGCGGGAGGAACGCCGACAGCTCTTCACCGCCGCCATGCAAGATCAGCAACTCTTCAATGCCTTGGCCGACGAGCAGGCACTGAAAGAACTGTTGACCGACCCGGCTGTGCGACGCCGTTTGCTCCAATCCTTGGATAATACAACTCCGGCTCCTGCCGGCGGGTCGGCCTCATGGCTGGATTGGTTCCGACGACCCGCCAATCTCGCACTGGCGGGAGGACTGGCCACGGCCGTCTTCGCAGTCATCCTGGGCACCAAGATCTATCAGGACAGTCTAAAGCAAGCCGTCCAAACGGTTGCGACTGAGGCAACACCATCTGCCGCGCCATCCGTTCCTCCGCCCGCACTGTCCCAGCCGTCAGCGGCCAAACCGGCTGAATCAAAGGCACAGGCCCAGGAGAATCAAGGCCTCTCAGCAATCGCCGCTAAGAAGGACTCACTGGCTGATACGAGTGTCACCCGCGAGCAATCAGCCACCGCACCACCGCAGGCAAGCGTTCCGGCTGATACCCTTCGCGACAATGCGCCGAAGAACACACAACAAGAAGAAGATCGGAAGCAAACAGCGGCACCGGCCATCTCGATGGGGAAGACCCCAGACGAAGTCGCGGCAATAGTCCAGCGTCCACTCTCCGCCGGCTCACCGCCGACAGCGGCCATGCCGGAGGCCAAGACAGCACGGACGCCGGCCGGAGCATCCTTGTCAGAAACCAGTCCCGCGATCGCCGGCGCACGAGCCTTGTTTTATGGCGCCGGCGCCGATACTGGGAGAATGGCCCAAGCCCAGGAACGCGCCATGAAGCCCCTGGCCGAAGCCGAGCCGCAGACGAGTCCGTTGAAGCGCAAACTCGAAGGGCTCTCCCAGCTCGGCAAAGCTGCTGCCCCTCCAATACCCGACAAGCCCCTCGGGCTCCGCTACAGTTTTGTGATCCGGACTCCCGACGGACAGGACCAGGAAGTCAATGCAGCCGCGGCTTCGACGAGTTCAAGACCCGTGCACATGACCCTCGAACCCAATCAAGACGGCTACATTCAGGTATGGCGAAATGTGGGATCGGCCAACACCCAACTGCTGCTGCCACAGAAAGACAGCGGTCATATTTCGGAAAAGATTCACGCCGGGCAACGGCAGCGCCTCCCATTGCCGGCTGACAGCGGCACCGTGATCGTCCGTCTGTCTCGCGTCCCGTTCGGACCTATCTCACGACAAGAGGCCGCGCTCCTCAACCGAGTTGCACCAAACCAACTCCAGGAATCGGTCACCGCCTCAAGTCCAACGGGTCCGCAGGAACAGGCCACTTACATCGTCAGCCAGGATCCCTCCCCCACCGCGCAGATCACGGTCGACATTCTGCTGACCCGCCAGCAATAATGGCACTACCCAATTGTGTGTGGTTCAAGATCGATTGCGAGCTCTCACCACGTCATGCCCCTTGTTGGTAAGGAGGGGTGCGGGGAGGTCGAAGACCATGGTGGCTACCATGGTCAGGCGCGGCTCGCACGAATATACGGCGGTCCATGAACCCTCTACCCCTCCTAACCTCCCCTTACAAAGGGGAGGAATAGCGGACCGGCACAAATCATATGGCGACGGAACAACCTAGATCCCAAGAACCGGCATTCTTGTCCTACGGATTCCGCCCGTTCTTTCTGAGCGCGGCACTGTTCGCCGGCATAGCCATTCCTGTCTGGGCGCTGATTCTGTCTGGATGGACGGATTCACCCTTCCGCTATGCGCCGCGCGATTGGCATGTGCACGAGATGCTCTTCGGCTTTCTGCCCGCCGTGATCACCGGTTTCCTCCTGACCGCGATGCCGAACTGGACCGACCGGCCTCCGCTCAAAGGCACGCCGCTGCTGGCCTTAGTGACTCTCTGGCTGGCCGGACGTCTGACGATCGCCATGCCATGGCCGACGCCGCTGGTTTCGGCTCTCATTGATGCGGGATATCTGGCTGTGCTGGCCGCCATTGTCTGGCGGGAAATCATAGCGGGGAAAGCGTGGGATCGCGCACCGATCGGCATCGTCATCAGTCTCTATGCAGCCGCCGATATCCTGTTTCATGTGCTGGCGCTGCGGGGATCAGAGACGGATCTTCCGGAGCGGATGGCCGTCGCGCTCATGATGCTGTTGCTGGCGCTCATCGGGGGGCGTGTGACGCCCAGCTTCACCAGCGATTACCTGGCCGAACGAGGCCTTCCCGACCAGCTTCCATCATTTTCCCGATTCGATGGACTGACGATTCTTCTCACAGTTGTCGCCGCACTGTCCTGGGTGGTTCAGCCGCAAGCCAGAACAACGGGATGGTTTTTGATCATCGCAGGACTGGCCAACAGCGTCCGTCTCACTCGCTGGCGCGGGTGGCTCACATGGCGTGAGCCGATCGTGCTGATCCTGCATGTGGGGTATGGCTGGCTCGCGTTCTCGCTGCTCATCATCGGCGGATCGATACTCGGATTCGGCCTGAAACCGGCTGATGCGGTGCACGCGCTTACGACCGGCGCAGTCGGTTCGATGACCATGGCGGTGATGACCCGCGCCAGCCTAGGTCATACCGGACGACCGAAGCAGGCCGACCGCCTGACCATCATGATCTACATGCTGGTCAGCCTGGGTGCGCTGCTGCGAGTCTTCGGGCCAATGACGGGTCTGCCGCCGAATCTCGTACTCGGCGCAGCGGCGGCATTCTGGAGCGGCGCCTATCTTCTCTTTGCCGCCTTGTACGGCTCCTACCTCATTCGCCCCAGCCTCGACGAGTAAGGCCGTTCACACCATTTCTCGTTCGGGTTTCATGTCCCAGGTTCCACATCTGACGTTTCACGTTTCACGCATCAGGCTTTACGGCGGTCCGTTGCGCAACTCCGTGCCATGCATCCTGGCGAAGAGATCCCAGTCGAACTGTTTAGGCGCCACGGCATGGAGCGGGATCGCTTCGATCGCCCCGCGCTCGCGATAGGCCAGCATGCATCCCACCACTTCCTCCGGACGTTCCACTAATCGATGGACCGTCTCATAGGCCAAATGCTGGGCGATGGCTTTGTCTTCCGGGGTCGGCGGAGCGCCCCGCAACGTATGGCCGAGAATGGTAGCCTTGGTCGCGAGCGTCAAGGGATACTGACCGGGCCTTGCGTGGCGCTGGGGCCATCCTCCGATCGCGCCGGCCACGTAATCGACCAGGCCATGCACCCCTCCCTCCCGATGATGGCGATGGGGGGTTCGTTCGGCCACGACAAACAAGTGGCTCTTGTTGGGCACCCCCAGCGTGCGCTTCAGCGTGCCGAGAATCACCTCGTCGATATAGGCATCGGGATCGGGATGTTCGTTGACCAATAGGCCCTCAGCCCTCGCTTGATAGGCGCAGGCGAGCGCCAGATGCCCCGACCCTGCGCCCATCACTTCAACGAAAAACACGCTCCCCATGGCGGCGCTGG
The DNA window shown above is from Nitrospira sp. and carries:
- a CDS encoding DUF2238 domain-containing protein — translated: MHNRSRIPAILLTVVLCGLIASGLAPNDRLTWFLEIFPILLALPVLIATARSNPLTPLLYWLLAIHAAILSIGGHYTYADVPLGFWMQDWLGFARNHFDRIGHFVQGFVPAILMRELLLNKTPLKHPGWLFGLVCSVCLAFSALYELFEWSAAVTLGQSATAFLGTQGDEWDTQWDMFLALVGAITAQLLLAPLHDRQLRTQSGSQMSSHAPPITVAGILLATTVVFDPGPVIAAPALDGTMPPICCADRPVTIATRTARTLRRVGLHRHDRSMQRLQHAAASPVVLCR
- a CDS encoding CDP-alcohol phosphatidyltransferase family protein; the protein is MASIYQLKSAFQNVLRPLTRALAAAQVTANHVTLAALALSCLVGGAMASHPDQTSLLLLLPGTLFVRMALNAIDGMLAREHNMKTKIGAVLNELGDVVSDTALYLPLALAPAFNHWLVVGIVILAVMVEMVGVVAIQIGAARNYAGPMGKSDRAFAFGLIALLLGLGVAEGTWVTAALSIMLLLSLFTIYNRASLALRESPR
- a CDS encoding phosphatidate cytidylyltransferase produces the protein MMLSHLTPSVLTALGGVLGILMVASLIAALLKRRHPDKNYTELIERIRSWWIMIGIFSGAILLSQTASIFFFAFVSFLALKEYLSLIPTRRADRRVLFWAYAAIPFQYYWVHEHWYGMFIIFIPVYLFLLLPMRMVIIGDTKDFLRAAGTLHWGLMTMVFSLSHAAFFLVLDGARNPAGGGAGLVLYLIFLTQFNDVAQYVWGKLTGRHKIIPKVSPNKTWEGFLGGVGTTIALAMLLAPHLTPLTLVESLGAGLLIALGGFIGDVTISALKRDIGVKDSGSLLPGHGGILDRIDSLTYTAPLLFHFVYYLHY
- a CDS encoding lysophospholipid acyltransferase family protein produces the protein MFQQLFFLLIVRPLVLVVLGLNVRHRERIPAKGPAIIVSNHNSHLDTLVLMTLLPWLLLPRLRPVAAKDYFLRNRLLAWFALNIMHIIPLEREIIDRHQDPLAACSEALQNGDILILFPEGSRGDPEQMGTFKGGIAHLAKRHSDVPITPIFLHGLGKALPKGEALLVPFFCDVFIGEPIRWSGDRTSFMTSLEQEITSLAEEGYRPAWE
- a CDS encoding amidohydrolase family protein — protein: MNNTATKSLVDCHVHLAALPDGDNGCYISPKMLKSPLFRFLFWKHGLSVDHPREANEKYLDDLLVELRASKHVQKGVLLGMDGHYDSTGILSLEHTDLLVSNDYVLKAAQAHPNELLAGVSINPQRRDAVDEVHRCADAGATLVKVLPNAQQFDPADPKYKPFYRALAERKLPFLSHVGYEFSLIGKDQSVGEPDRLRVALDEGATVIAAHACSYGLILFEKFLPTLRDLVQRYPNFYADISALTLPNRFRMLLHLRNYPEVHERLLFGTDYPLSVFHIAAWGRVAFGTLRKMIQTKNRFDRQVEVCTGLKLGFRSLGDILPHSTIQLIR
- a CDS encoding sigma-70 family RNA polymerase sigma factor, which produces MDRNQILASLRERILAFATSRVSRDHAEDLTQETLVVLHEKYPAVTDLTELVPLAFQVLRFKMLDAHRKAFRRGEYNQESVEELPLADPGDDPATQLDQQQRVNRLLAAIMQLGERCRELFKWKLEGKTFPEIQKIMGQQSINTIYTWDLRCRKQLLAAMDGSWE
- a CDS encoding NnrS family protein, producing MATEQPRSQEPAFLSYGFRPFFLSAALFAGIAIPVWALILSGWTDSPFRYAPRDWHVHEMLFGFLPAVITGFLLTAMPNWTDRPPLKGTPLLALVTLWLAGRLTIAMPWPTPLVSALIDAGYLAVLAAIVWREIIAGKAWDRAPIGIVISLYAAADILFHVLALRGSETDLPERMAVALMMLLLALIGGRVTPSFTSDYLAERGLPDQLPSFSRFDGLTILLTVVAALSWVVQPQARTTGWFLIIAGLANSVRLTRWRGWLTWREPIVLILHVGYGWLAFSLLIIGGSILGFGLKPADAVHALTTGAVGSMTMAVMTRASLGHTGRPKQADRLTIMIYMLVSLGALLRVFGPMTGLPPNLVLGAAAAFWSGAYLLFAALYGSYLIRPSLDE